Proteins encoded together in one Camelina sativa cultivar DH55 chromosome 9, Cs, whole genome shotgun sequence window:
- the LOC104713209 gene encoding auxin-induced protein 15A-like has product MAMKKANKLTQTAMIKQILKRCSSLGKKQNNVYSEDENGSPLDVPKGHFVVYVGENRVRYVVPISFLTRPEFQLLLQQAEEEFGFDHDMGLTIPCEEVVFRSLTTSMLR; this is encoded by the coding sequence ATGGCGATGAAGAAAGCGAACAAGCTAACGCAAACGGCGATGATCAAGCAAATCTTGAAGAGGTGTTCGAGCTTGgggaagaaacagaacaatgtATACAGTGAAGACGAAAACGGATCTCCTCTTGACGTGCCTAAAGGTCACTTCGTCGTCTACGTAGGAGAGAATCGGGTCAGGTACGTTGTGCCCATTTCGTTTTTGACCCGACCCGAgtttcagcttcttctccaacaaGCAGAGGAAGAGTTTGGCTTTGATCATGACATGGGTCTCACTATCCCTTGTGAAGAAGTCGTTTTCCGATCTCTCACCACCTCCATGCTCCGATGA